The Skermanella rosea sequence CACGGCATCGCCCAGCAGCATGTCGAGCCTCTCGACGTCCCGTGCCAGCAGGTCCGCGACCGCTCGATAGGCCGGGGTGGCTCGCCACGAGCCGAGCAGATGCACCGCCAGGAACACCAAGCCGTCCTCCCCGGCCAGCGCCGGCATCGGCGCGTCGGCCGACCGGGCCACGACCCCGATCAGGACCGGGACCATCTCGTCGCGCCGGGACGTGGCTTCGCGAACGGCTTCGGCCGGAACGCTCGTCGCTTCCCTGAGTGCAGCGATGATCTGCTGGCTCTCCATGGCTTCCCCCTTTGCGCCAGCCGCAGTTTAGCAGCAAGCCGGCCGGGGTGAAGTCCCTCGCGACATTTATCCTCAACTTGCGCAGTGTTGCCGCCACATCATGCGGTACGCCGCTTCCAGGCCGCGGGTGAATGCCGCACCGTCGCACAGGAGTGAGGCGGCCATGCGGCCGCGCAGGCCGGACCGCAGCGCGGCGAGGGCCTGGCGGTCCCGCGACAGATCGGCGGCGATCCGCACATACTCGTCGGCATCGGCCGCCGCCCACTCCGGGTGGCCCAGCACCGTGACGTGGCTCAGGCTGTGGCGGGAGCAGAATCGCCGGCCCGGCAAGGTGACGACGGGCACTCCCATCCACAGCCCCTCCAGGGTCGTGAGGCCGCCCGAGTAGGGAAACGGGTCCAAGGCGATGTCGACTCCGGCGTAGGCCTCCAGCATGTCCGCATGACCGCCGCCCTGCGCCAGTTCCAGCCGGTCGGAGCCTATCCCGGCAGCCCCGAACCGCGCCGCGACACGGTCGCGCAGGTCGGGGCACCGGAGTTCCCGGGTACTGAGGAGCAGCCGGCTGCCGGGTACCGCATCGAGAACCCTGGTCCACAAGGCGATCACGCCATCCTGGATCTTGGCGAGCCGGTTGAAGCAGCCGAAGGTGACATGGCCCGAACCCAGGGCCGGCAGCGGTGCCACGGGCGGGGCATAGGCGGGCGGCCCATAGGGGACGTATCCCCCGGGAAGCCGGAAGATCCGTTCAGTATAGAACTCCTCCGTCCCGGCCGGGCATTGCCGCGGGTCGCCGATCAGCCAGTCCATGGCCGGAAGGCCCGACGTGCCGATCAGCCCGCCCCAGGTCGCCAGGACCGGAGCCGGAGTCCGGGCGAACACCCCAAGGCGATTGTGGGCGGTATGGCCCGAGAGATCGACCAGCAGGTCGATCCCGTCGGCGCGAATCCGCCCGGCCAGCGCCGCGTCGTCCATACCGACGGTCGAGACCCAGGAATCGCAGTGCCGGCGCAGATGGTCGGTCACCTCATCCTCGACCACCCGGCCCGAGTAGGCATGGATCTCCACCGCCGCCGGATCATGGTTGGGCAGGACCGGCGAGAGGAACCAGCCGACCGGGTGCTTTCCGAAATCGGCGGAGACATAGCCCACGCGGAGCCGCCGGTCGGAGTCGCGCCCGCGATCCGGTCGCGGTTCGGCGAGGCTGGACAGACTGGAACCCCAGGCCCGCAGTTCCGCGGCAAGGTCCCGGTCGTCAACTGTGGGGGAAAGATGGAGGGCGTAGAGCCGGTTCTCCGTGGCGCCGCGATGGTCCGGCTCCCGTCCGATCACCCGGGCGTAGGTGGCGACGGCGGCATCGGGATCGCCGGCATCGATCAGGACGTTGCCGAGCTGCAGCAGCGCCGCGGCATCGGCGGGGGCGATCGCCGCCGCATGGCGGGCGGCGCGCTCCGCCTGCCCGATCAGGCCCGAGGAGGCCAGGACGATCGAGTGCACGACATGCGTTGCGGCATGGTCGGATCGGGCAGCAACGGCGCGGTGGGCGAGCGCCAGGGCCTCCTCGGTCCGCCCCAGGCGACTCAGGACGATGGCGAGGTTGGCAAGGGCGTCGGCCTGCTCCGGTGCCGTCAGCACGGCGCCCTCGAGCACGCCGGCGGCATCGTCCAGTTGCCCGGCCTCCATCAGGGCGCAGCCGAGATCGTTCAAGGCGAGGGCATCATCGGGCGCCAACCGGGCCGCCGCGCGGTAATGGACAAGCGCGCCGGGCCGGTCGCCTCGCTTGTCCAGGAGCAATGCCAATGCCCGCCGGCCGTCCGCCGACT is a genomic window containing:
- a CDS encoding O-linked N-acetylglucosamine transferase, SPINDLY family protein; the protein is MEPASAMSLDDALALHRAGRLEEAEAAYRSLLAVHPSHPDLLRFLGLLRHQQGQAGEALDLLERAVDLCPESADGRRALALLLDKRGDRPGALVHYRAAARLAPDDALALNDLGCALMEAGQLDDAAGVLEGAVLTAPEQADALANLAIVLSRLGRTEEALALAHRAVAARSDHAATHVVHSIVLASSGLIGQAERAARHAAAIAPADAAALLQLGNVLIDAGDPDAAVATYARVIGREPDHRGATENRLYALHLSPTVDDRDLAAELRAWGSSLSSLAEPRPDRGRDSDRRLRVGYVSADFGKHPVGWFLSPVLPNHDPAAVEIHAYSGRVVEDEVTDHLRRHCDSWVSTVGMDDAALAGRIRADGIDLLVDLSGHTAHNRLGVFARTPAPVLATWGGLIGTSGLPAMDWLIGDPRQCPAGTEEFYTERIFRLPGGYVPYGPPAYAPPVAPLPALGSGHVTFGCFNRLAKIQDGVIALWTRVLDAVPGSRLLLSTRELRCPDLRDRVAARFGAAGIGSDRLELAQGGGHADMLEAYAGVDIALDPFPYSGGLTTLEGLWMGVPVVTLPGRRFCSRHSLSHVTVLGHPEWAAADADEYVRIAADLSRDRQALAALRSGLRGRMAASLLCDGAAFTRGLEAAYRMMWRQHCAS